Proteins co-encoded in one Opitutus terrae PB90-1 genomic window:
- the crcB gene encoding fluoride efflux transporter CrcB, protein MSLYLYIALGGALGSVGRFALSGLVAQHYGETFPWGTLVVNVVGSFIIGFFATLTAPEGRMLVGATGRHFVMTGVLGGFTTFSSFSLQTLNLLRDGDWGRAGGNVVGSLVLCLVAVWLGHIAAVGLNSLKGS, encoded by the coding sequence ATGTCGCTCTACCTGTATATCGCCCTCGGCGGGGCCCTCGGCAGTGTCGGACGCTTCGCCCTCTCCGGTCTCGTCGCGCAGCACTACGGCGAGACGTTTCCCTGGGGCACGCTGGTCGTGAACGTCGTCGGTAGTTTCATCATCGGTTTTTTCGCCACGCTGACCGCGCCCGAGGGACGCATGCTCGTCGGCGCGACGGGCCGGCACTTCGTCATGACGGGCGTGCTCGGTGGGTTTACGACGTTTTCCTCCTTCAGTCTGCAAACGCTGAACCTGCTGCGCGACGGCGACTGGGGCCGCGCCGGTGGCAATGTTGTCGGCTCGCTTGTGCTCTGTCTCGTCGCGGTGTGGCTGGGTCACATCGCGGCGGTTGGACTCAACTCGTTGAAAGGCTCCTGA
- the infC gene encoding translation initiation factor IF-3 yields MANSFPYAGGGRPGSYQRRNVDPFAAIRRNHRIKVPQVRVISPEGKQLGVLDTPKAINLALENGLDLVEVAPNATPPVCRIMDFGKYVYEEQKKHTHSKSTASKIKEIEFSARIAENDFFTKLRHAEQFLSHGNKVKLRLKFRGREMAHTEIGFNVMKRAVIELAGMGHPDADPKLIGRNIHVMLSPLPVNKRKPKFHVPGEDDIEEDDEAPENVSSPAEA; encoded by the coding sequence ATGGCCAATTCGTTTCCTTATGCCGGTGGCGGCCGCCCCGGTTCTTATCAACGTCGCAACGTCGACCCTTTCGCGGCGATCCGCCGCAATCATCGGATCAAGGTCCCGCAAGTGCGTGTGATTTCGCCCGAGGGCAAGCAGCTCGGCGTCCTTGATACTCCGAAAGCCATCAATCTCGCGCTCGAGAACGGGCTCGATCTCGTCGAAGTCGCGCCCAACGCGACGCCGCCCGTGTGCCGGATCATGGATTTCGGCAAATACGTTTACGAAGAGCAGAAGAAGCACACGCACTCGAAGTCCACGGCGAGCAAGATCAAGGAAATCGAGTTTAGCGCGCGCATCGCCGAGAACGATTTCTTCACCAAGCTCCGCCACGCCGAGCAGTTTCTCAGCCACGGCAACAAGGTGAAGCTGCGGCTGAAGTTCCGCGGCCGCGAGATGGCGCACACCGAGATCGGCTTCAACGTCATGAAGCGCGCCGTCATCGAGCTCGCCGGTATGGGCCATCCGGATGCGGACCCGAAACTGATCGGCCGCAATATTCACGTGATGCTCAGCCCGCTGCCGGTGAACAAGCGCAAGCCGAAGTTCCACGTGCCCGGCGAGGACGACATCGAGGAAGACGACGAGGCGCCGGAGAACGTCTCGAGTCCGGCGGAAGCCTGA
- a CDS encoding HesB/IscA family protein has translation MSELASAPVPALPPAAASASGLPEGVRLGNENLVRLTPAAGTKVAALLARENQGDFLRIAITGGGCNGLSYKMKFVPEPRRGDLLVRTAGAEVLVDSKSALYLKGTQLDYSSAMVSGGFKFSNPNAKASCSCGESFSV, from the coding sequence ATGTCCGAACTCGCCTCCGCTCCTGTGCCCGCTCTGCCGCCCGCCGCTGCTTCCGCCAGCGGCCTGCCGGAGGGCGTACGCCTCGGCAACGAGAACCTCGTACGGCTGACGCCTGCGGCGGGAACGAAGGTGGCGGCCTTGCTCGCACGCGAGAACCAGGGGGATTTCCTCCGGATCGCGATCACGGGCGGCGGCTGCAATGGCTTGAGCTACAAGATGAAGTTCGTCCCGGAGCCGAGGCGCGGAGACCTCCTGGTACGCACCGCTGGCGCGGAGGTGTTGGTCGACAGCAAGAGTGCCCTTTATCTCAAGGGCACCCAACTCGATTACTCGTCGGCCATGGTTTCCGGCGGCTTCAAGTTTTCCAATCCCAATGCCAAGGCGAGCTGCTCCTGTGGCGAAAGCTTCAGCGTCTGA
- a CDS encoding DUF190 domain-containing protein gives MHLPEDATLLRIFIGESDRFEHRPLYEAIVLKAREMKLAGATVLRSPLGFGAASHLHTAKILRLSDDLPMVIEIVDAAEKINAFLAVLDPMMGGGLVTLEPVRVIHYRSGPKKD, from the coding sequence ATGCACCTGCCCGAAGACGCCACCCTGCTACGAATTTTCATCGGCGAGTCAGACCGGTTTGAACACCGCCCGCTGTACGAGGCGATCGTGCTCAAGGCCCGCGAAATGAAACTCGCAGGCGCCACCGTGCTGCGCAGTCCGCTCGGCTTCGGCGCCGCGAGTCATCTGCACACCGCCAAGATCCTGCGGCTTTCCGACGACCTGCCGATGGTGATCGAGATCGTCGACGCGGCCGAGAAGATCAACGCGTTCCTCGCCGTGCTCGACCCCATGATGGGCGGCGGCCTGGTCACACTCGAACCCGTGCGCGTGATCCACTACCGGAGCGGGCCGAAGAAAGATTGA
- a CDS encoding N-acetylmuramoyl-L-alanine amidase family protein, protein MPAAARRILLGLAVAVGISSDLHPAGGVRAAPTRPGATAAPAPRGSAPTTSVATVSRQKPPPAPATKRARTVPTVGLASAAAKLGLKLSVDRPGRMIELTDGSRRMELELDSRETKINGLRFFLGEPVTSKGGGFQISHTDYESCLVPLLKPALAPNRPPEPKIIALDPGHGGSDTGTQNPRLGLQEKMFTLDVVLRLKKLLEFRGYTVVLTRDADEKVDLPQRAIIANRAQADLFVSVHFNSLYPDTKTSGAEVFTFTRAGQRSDQSRGFGQEDDTEDDPAPVNRYDVWSVALAQALHRETIEGLQLPDRGHKTKHLGMLRGLQCPAALVESGFLSNDAEAKKISTEAYRQKIAEVLASGIERYASVVRTLRRK, encoded by the coding sequence ATGCCTGCGGCGGCCCGACGAATCCTCCTCGGCCTCGCGGTCGCAGTGGGAATTTCGTCTGACCTGCATCCTGCCGGAGGCGTGCGCGCTGCACCCACCCGACCCGGCGCCACCGCGGCGCCGGCTCCGCGCGGCTCCGCGCCGACGACTTCGGTCGCGACGGTCAGCCGGCAGAAACCCCCGCCGGCACCCGCGACGAAACGCGCGCGGACGGTGCCGACGGTCGGCCTCGCGTCCGCCGCGGCGAAGCTCGGATTGAAACTGTCCGTCGACCGCCCGGGCCGGATGATCGAATTGACCGATGGTTCGCGGCGGATGGAGCTGGAGCTCGACAGTCGCGAAACGAAAATCAACGGCCTGCGGTTCTTCCTCGGCGAGCCGGTGACGAGCAAAGGCGGGGGCTTCCAGATCAGCCACACGGACTACGAATCCTGTCTCGTGCCGCTGTTGAAGCCGGCGCTGGCGCCCAACCGGCCGCCGGAGCCGAAAATCATCGCGCTCGATCCCGGCCACGGCGGCAGCGACACCGGCACGCAGAATCCGCGGCTCGGATTGCAGGAGAAGATGTTCACGCTCGATGTGGTATTGCGGCTGAAAAAGCTGCTCGAATTCCGCGGCTACACGGTCGTGCTCACGCGCGATGCCGACGAAAAAGTGGATCTGCCGCAGCGTGCGATCATTGCCAACCGTGCGCAGGCCGACCTCTTCGTCAGCGTGCATTTCAACTCGCTCTATCCCGACACGAAGACGAGCGGAGCGGAGGTGTTCACGTTCACGCGCGCCGGACAACGTTCCGATCAGTCCCGCGGTTTCGGCCAGGAGGACGACACCGAGGACGATCCCGCGCCGGTAAACCGTTACGATGTGTGGAGCGTTGCGCTCGCGCAGGCATTGCACCGGGAAACCATCGAGGGCCTGCAGCTCCCCGATCGCGGGCACAAGACCAAGCACCTCGGCATGCTGCGCGGACTCCAGTGCCCGGCGGCGCTGGTCGAATCCGGTTTCCTGTCCAACGACGCCGAGGCGAAGAAGATCTCCACGGAGGCGTATCGCCAGAAGATCGCCGAGGTGCTGGCCTCCGGGATCGAGCGCTACGCGTCAGTGGTGCGAACCTTGCGCCGGAAGTAG